AGGGCTTCCTGCCCCGCACCCCCGGCGCCCGGCGAACCCGCCTGCGCGCGCTCGCCGCCGAGGAACGGACGCTGGTCTTCTTCGAGGCCCCGCACCGGATCGGTGCGGCTCTCACCGACCTCGCCGACACGTTCGGCGCGGACCGGCCAGCCGCACTCTGCCGGGAGCTCACCAAGACCTACGAGGAGGTGCTCCGCCGTCCCCTCGGCGAGCTGGCCCGGTGGGCCGCCGAGGGAGACCCGCGCGGCGAGATCACTCTGGTGGTGGCTGGTGCGCCGGTGATCGCCCCGGAACGCCCCGACGACGACACCCTGCGCGCGGCCGTCGCCGAGCGGGAGGCCGCCGGCCGGTCCCGCCGGGACGCCATCACCGACGTCGCCACCGAGTACGCGCTGCGCCGGCGCGACGTCTACACCATCGTGCACAGCTGACCCGGGCGCCCGGCCGTGCCGGGGTTCACCGGGTGACGCGCTCACCAGGCGAAGGCCAGGAAGCCGACGGTGATCAGCACGGGGCCGGCGACGGCCGCTGTCACGGCCCAGCGACGGTGCCGACGGCCGGGCAGCCGGGCCGACCCGGTCCACCGGACGATGCCGGCCGTGCAGGCCAGCACCACCAGCAGACCGGGCAGCCAGAGCAGGTGCCGGCCCACGCCGGTGTCCGCGTACGCGGTGCCGGCGTCCGGGCCCGTCATCCGTGCCGGCACCGGTGTACCGCTCGCGTTCTCCCCGGCGGGTACGCCGCTGACCCGTACGCCGTGCGCGATGAACCGCCCGTCGTCGGCCGTGAACGTCCCCCGACACCGTTGGGTGAGCCCGTCACCGGTGCAGCCGTCGAGCACCACAGTGCCCACCCGGGCGTGCCCGACGGCGAGCCAGAACGGGCCGGCGCTGACCCAGGCGAAGAAGGCCGCCACCAGGCTCAGCGTCACCAGCGCGGCCAGCCCGGGCAGAGG
This portion of the Micromonospora zamorensis genome encodes:
- the rsmI gene encoding 16S rRNA (cytidine(1402)-2'-O)-methyltransferase → MGEKSEAGRLILLGAPLGNPADASARLREVLSTADVVAAEDTRRLTRLARDLDITVGGRIVSYFEGNEERRTPELVEVILSGYVVALVTDGGMPSVSDPGYRLVRAALDVGAPVTVAPGPSAVTTALAVSGLPCDRFCFEGFLPRTPGARRTRLRALAAEERTLVFFEAPHRIGAALTDLADTFGADRPAALCRELTKTYEEVLRRPLGELARWAAEGDPRGEITLVVAGAPVIAPERPDDDTLRAAVAEREAAGRSRRDAITDVATEYALRRRDVYTIVHS